Proteins encoded together in one Apis cerana isolate GH-2021 linkage group LG4, AcerK_1.0, whole genome shotgun sequence window:
- the LOC108000096 gene encoding programmed cell death 6-interacting protein isoform X2, with translation MAELIAVPLKKPSDVDVIKPLTNVIKSTYNNQKDYTEAIADFSKLRNNALWRAFEKYESSLEVIYSYYDQLCALEGKIPAHELQIPFKWKDAFDRTIFGGKLSLTISTLSYEKVCVLFNIAALQSSVAAAQSLESDEGLKLAAKLFQQSAGIFNYLKANVMMAIQQEPTPDISPETLGALSALMLAQAQEIFVYKAIHDAMKDGIIARLASQAEELYADALKLFQKEIFRAFWDKEWVPLIAGKQAGYRAMTEFYQSLVCKNNKSIGEEIARLERSVELFKAAQQRSNKPHLFQDYANRAQRNLTEVKKDNDFIYHERIPDIKSLEPVGKACVAKLISMPEIFSSNFKDLFNDLLPVSVHQALSSYEVRRNELVNSEISKLREMTQILNGVLASLNLPAAIEDTSGTDLPQSVLEKAQHVKEIGGINALETSMKELPDLLQRNKELLDECERMLQEERESDDQLREQFKDRWTRIPSSRLTEQFNITLRKYREIINNAVAADKVVREKYENHKEGMEILSLNENDLINAVPTGSAVQESNTVIQLRKLMEDVETIKTERDVIESELKSATTDMKTTFLSALAKDGGIDEPNLSIESIGKIYGPLQKQVRDSVSHQEQLIAEIQKCHTEFTAEQSGSGSSRETMLCKLAAAYDAFKELKGNLNEGAKFYNDLTQLLVVFQNKISDFCFARKTEKEELLKDLTTNLSKTESIPSNILSHHAGMSGQKQSGTEQSGTSQLPYPTHFQGMPIPYGAGPTTPYPAYIPPPMPTTYNPYATMPYPTQAPYGGYATLPRYGGNQHSHQGHPF, from the exons ATGGCTGAGTTAATCGCAGTGCCATTAAAAAAACCGTCTGACGTTGATGTAATTAAGCCGCTtacaaatgttattaaatcaacgtataataatcaaaaagattATACAGAAGCAATTGCAGATTTTAgtaaattaagaaacaatGCATTATGGCGAGCTTTTGAGAAATATGAAAGTTCTTTAGAGGTTATATATAG ttactaTGATCAATTATGTGCATTAGAAGGCAAGATACCTGCCCATGAATTacaaattccatttaaatGGAAAGATGCATTTGATCGTACTATATTTGGTGGAAAACTCAGTTTaa cCATTAGTACATTGTCATATGAAAAAGTatgtgtattatttaatattgctgCTTTACAAAGTTCAGTTGCAGCAGCACAATCTTTAGAAAGTGATGAAGGATTAAAACTAGctgcaaaattatttcaa cAATCTGCTGGtatctttaattatcttaaagcAAATGTTATGATGGCTATTCAACAAGAACCAACACCAGATATTAGTCCAGAAACATTGGGTGCATTATCAGCATTGATGCTTGCTCAAGctcaagaaatatttgtatataaagcaATTCATGATGCTATGAAAGATGGAATTATTGCTAGATTAGCTTCACAAGCAGAAGAATTATATGCAgatgcattaaaattatttcaaaaggaGATTTTTCGGGCATTTTGGGATAAAGAATGGGTTCCTTTA attgCAGGAAAACAAGCTGGATATCGTGCAATGACtgaattttatcaatcattagtatgcaaaaataataagtcAATTGGAGAAGAAATAGCAAGATTAGAA cgttctgttgaattatttaaagctGCGCAACAACGTTCAAATAAACCtcatttatttcaagattatgCTAATAGAGCTCAAAGAAATCTGAcagaagtaaaaaaagataatgattttatttatcatgaaaGAATACCTGATATAAAATCTTTGGAACCAGTTGGTAAAGCTTGTgttgcaaaattaatatcaatgccTGAAATTTTCAGCTCAAATTTTAAag atctttttaatgatttattaccCGTTAGTGTACATCAAGCATTATCATCTTATGAAGTTCGTCGTAATGAATTAGTGAACTcagaaatatctaaattacgAGAAATGACGCAAATTCTAAATgg tgtaTTAGCAAGTTTAAACTTACCAGCAGCTATTGAAGATACAAGTGGAACTGATTTACCTCAGTCTGTATTAGAAAAAGCTCAACATGTAAAAGAAATAGGTGGAATTAATGCATTGGAAACTTCTATGAAAGAATTACCTGatttattacaaagaaataaagaacttTTAGACgag tgtgAACGAATGCTTCAAGAGGAGCGCGAATCTGATGATCAATTAAGAGAACAATTCAAAGATCGGTGGACAAGAATTCCTAGTAGTCGTTTAAcagaacaatttaatattactcttcgaaaatatcgtgaaattattaataatgctgTGGCAGCTGATAAG GTTGTACgtgagaaatatgaaaatcataaaGAAGGTATGGAAATTTTgagtttaaatgaaaatgatttaattaatgctGTACCAACTGGTTCAGCAGTTCAGGAAAGTAATACTGTTATTCAACTTAGAAAGCTAATGGAAgat GTTGAAACAATCAAAACAGAACGTGATGTTATAGAAAGTGAATTAAAATCTGCTACTACTGATATGAAAACAACATTTTTGTCAGCTCTTGCAAAAGATGGTGGGATTGATGaaccaaatttatcaatagaaagtataggaaaaatatatggaCCTTTACAAAAACAAGTGAGAGATAGTGTTTCTCATCAAGAACAATTAATTGCTGAAATTCAg aagtgTCATACAGAATTTACAGCTGAACAATCTGGTAGTGGTAGTTCAAGAGAAACAATGTTATGTAAACTAGCAGCTGCTTATGATGCATTTAAAGAATTGAAAGGTAACTTAAATGAAGGtgctaaattttataatgatttaacacag ttaTTAGTAGTcttccaaaataaaatatcagattTTTGTTTCGCTCGGAAAACTGAAAAAGAGGAACTATTAAAGGATTTGACAACAAATTTGAGTAAAACTGAATCAATTCCTTCTAACATTTTATCTCATCATGCAG ggaTGTCCGGACAAAAGCAATCGGGAACAGAACAAAGTGGAACATCGCAATTACCATATCCTACACATTTTCAAGGAATGCCTATACCTTATGGAGCTGGTCCTACTACACCATATCCTGCATATATTCCTCCTCCTATGCCTACAACATATAATCCATATGCAACAATGCCTTATCCCACACaag CTCCTTATGGTGGATATGCAACTCTTCCCCGTTATGGTGGTAATCAACATTCTCATCAAGGACATCCATTttga
- the LOC108002507 gene encoding transmembrane and ubiquitin-like domain-containing protein 1, with product MTLIEGVGDEVTDFFIVVAVLLIGWLAWYSTSITDQPLIRTVLVLRRTRTRLAELRANHQNASSFTRPPNLEVTEEETIEPIADDNNGNSQACPEPSIADTNEEISPDTHRTSEATATEEVLIEAMDSFNNDCTTKLQKQTKLSSSKETSISTSTCNDSIEHERETLSTTDANEISIKLKFINDDQKMVTGSLKELLGDFKRRHFQTELDAQKLVRLVFNGRVLQPDNQTLERCGLYNNCVVHCLVHQPRPNPVSSQTSTLDNSSPIYFNPQSFSDIPVGTGISSVHNEWDLSRPLVVILTVMLGFAWYSRYHYAQFFTASTTLALYALTAIFAMSVALILCH from the exons ATGACTTTAATCGAGGGTGTTGGAGATGAAGTgacagatttttttatagttgtgGCTGTCCTCTTAATAGGATGGCTTGCATGGTATTCTACAAGTATTACAGATCAACCATTAATCCGCACAGTACTTGTATTACGTCGAACACGCACACGTCTTGCTGAACTTAGAGCTAATCATCAAAATGCAAGCTCATTTACACGACCTCCAAATTTGGAGGTAACTGAAGAAGAAACAATAGAACCAATTGCAGATGATAATAATGGCAATTCACAAGCTTGTCCTGAACCATCTATTGCAG ACacaaatgaagaaatttctcCTGACACACATAGAACATCTGAAGCAACAGCTACAGAGGAAGTACTTATTGAAGCTATggattcatttaataatgattgtacaacaaaattacaaaaacaaaCCAAATTAAGCTCTTCTAAAGAAACAAGTATATCAACATCAACATGTAATGATTCTATAGAACATGAACGTGAAACTCTTTCAACAACAGATGCTAATGAAATTAGCATCAAGCTTAAGTTTATAAATGATGATCAAAAAATGGTTACTGGTAGCTTAAAAGAATTGCTTGGAGATTTTAAAag GAGGCATTTTCAAACAGAGCTAGATGCACAAAAATTAGTGCGTTTAGTTTTTAATGGTCGAGTACTGCAACCTGACAATCAAACATTGGAAAGATGTGGCTTATATAACAATTGTGTAGTTCATTGTTTGGTTCATCAACCACGACCAAATCCTGTATCATCTCAAACATCAACATTAGACAATTCATcaccaatttattttaacccTCAATCATTTTCTGATATTCCTGTTGGCACAGGAATTAGTTCTGTGCATAATGAATGGGATTTGAGTAGACCATTAGTGGTCATTTTGACTGTCATGTTAGGTTTCGCTTGGTATTCCCGATATCATTATGCTCAATTTTTTACCGCGAGTACAACTCTCGCATTATATGCACTCACTGCAATTTTCGCAATGTCAGTAGCTTTAATATTATGTCATTAG
- the LOC108000096 gene encoding programmed cell death 6-interacting protein isoform X1, with translation MAELIAVPLKKPSDVDVIKPLTNVIKSTYNNQKDYTEAIADFSKLRNNALWRAFEKYESSLEVIYSYYDQLCALEGKIPAHELQIPFKWKDAFDRTIFGGKLSLTISTLSYEKVCVLFNIAALQSSVAAAQSLESDEGLKLAAKLFQQSAGIFNYLKANVMMAIQQEPTPDISPETLGALSALMLAQAQEIFVYKAIHDAMKDGIIARLASQAEELYADALKLFQKEIFRAFWDKEWVPLIAGKQAGYRAMTEFYQSLVCKNNKSIGEEIARLERSVELFKAAQQRSNKPHLFQDYANRAQRNLTEVKKDNDFIYHERIPDIKSLEPVGKACVAKLISMPEIFSSNFKDLFNDLLPVSVHQALSSYEVRRNELVNSEISKLREMTQILNGVLASLNLPAAIEDTSGTDLPQSVLEKAQHVKEIGGINALETSMKELPDLLQRNKELLDECERMLQEERESDDQLREQFKDRWTRIPSSRLTEQFNITLRKYREIINNAVAADKVVREKYENHKEGMEILSLNENDLINAVPTGSAVQESNTVIQLRKLMEDVETIKTERDVIESELKSATTDMKTTFLSALAKDGGIDEPNLSIESIGKIYGPLQKQVRDSVSHQEQLIAEIQKCHTEFTAEQSGSGSSRETMLCKLAAAYDAFKELKGNLNEGAKFYNDLTQLLVVFQNKISDFCFARKTEKEELLKDLTTNLSKTESIPSNILSHHAGMSGQKQSGTEQSGTSQLPYPTHFQGMPIPYGAGPTTPYPAYIPPPMPTTYNPYATMPYPTQGTYNPYQGMPSAPYGGYATLPRYGGNQHSHQGHPF, from the exons ATGGCTGAGTTAATCGCAGTGCCATTAAAAAAACCGTCTGACGTTGATGTAATTAAGCCGCTtacaaatgttattaaatcaacgtataataatcaaaaagattATACAGAAGCAATTGCAGATTTTAgtaaattaagaaacaatGCATTATGGCGAGCTTTTGAGAAATATGAAAGTTCTTTAGAGGTTATATATAG ttactaTGATCAATTATGTGCATTAGAAGGCAAGATACCTGCCCATGAATTacaaattccatttaaatGGAAAGATGCATTTGATCGTACTATATTTGGTGGAAAACTCAGTTTaa cCATTAGTACATTGTCATATGAAAAAGTatgtgtattatttaatattgctgCTTTACAAAGTTCAGTTGCAGCAGCACAATCTTTAGAAAGTGATGAAGGATTAAAACTAGctgcaaaattatttcaa cAATCTGCTGGtatctttaattatcttaaagcAAATGTTATGATGGCTATTCAACAAGAACCAACACCAGATATTAGTCCAGAAACATTGGGTGCATTATCAGCATTGATGCTTGCTCAAGctcaagaaatatttgtatataaagcaATTCATGATGCTATGAAAGATGGAATTATTGCTAGATTAGCTTCACAAGCAGAAGAATTATATGCAgatgcattaaaattatttcaaaaggaGATTTTTCGGGCATTTTGGGATAAAGAATGGGTTCCTTTA attgCAGGAAAACAAGCTGGATATCGTGCAATGACtgaattttatcaatcattagtatgcaaaaataataagtcAATTGGAGAAGAAATAGCAAGATTAGAA cgttctgttgaattatttaaagctGCGCAACAACGTTCAAATAAACCtcatttatttcaagattatgCTAATAGAGCTCAAAGAAATCTGAcagaagtaaaaaaagataatgattttatttatcatgaaaGAATACCTGATATAAAATCTTTGGAACCAGTTGGTAAAGCTTGTgttgcaaaattaatatcaatgccTGAAATTTTCAGCTCAAATTTTAAag atctttttaatgatttattaccCGTTAGTGTACATCAAGCATTATCATCTTATGAAGTTCGTCGTAATGAATTAGTGAACTcagaaatatctaaattacgAGAAATGACGCAAATTCTAAATgg tgtaTTAGCAAGTTTAAACTTACCAGCAGCTATTGAAGATACAAGTGGAACTGATTTACCTCAGTCTGTATTAGAAAAAGCTCAACATGTAAAAGAAATAGGTGGAATTAATGCATTGGAAACTTCTATGAAAGAATTACCTGatttattacaaagaaataaagaacttTTAGACgag tgtgAACGAATGCTTCAAGAGGAGCGCGAATCTGATGATCAATTAAGAGAACAATTCAAAGATCGGTGGACAAGAATTCCTAGTAGTCGTTTAAcagaacaatttaatattactcttcgaaaatatcgtgaaattattaataatgctgTGGCAGCTGATAAG GTTGTACgtgagaaatatgaaaatcataaaGAAGGTATGGAAATTTTgagtttaaatgaaaatgatttaattaatgctGTACCAACTGGTTCAGCAGTTCAGGAAAGTAATACTGTTATTCAACTTAGAAAGCTAATGGAAgat GTTGAAACAATCAAAACAGAACGTGATGTTATAGAAAGTGAATTAAAATCTGCTACTACTGATATGAAAACAACATTTTTGTCAGCTCTTGCAAAAGATGGTGGGATTGATGaaccaaatttatcaatagaaagtataggaaaaatatatggaCCTTTACAAAAACAAGTGAGAGATAGTGTTTCTCATCAAGAACAATTAATTGCTGAAATTCAg aagtgTCATACAGAATTTACAGCTGAACAATCTGGTAGTGGTAGTTCAAGAGAAACAATGTTATGTAAACTAGCAGCTGCTTATGATGCATTTAAAGAATTGAAAGGTAACTTAAATGAAGGtgctaaattttataatgatttaacacag ttaTTAGTAGTcttccaaaataaaatatcagattTTTGTTTCGCTCGGAAAACTGAAAAAGAGGAACTATTAAAGGATTTGACAACAAATTTGAGTAAAACTGAATCAATTCCTTCTAACATTTTATCTCATCATGCAG ggaTGTCCGGACAAAAGCAATCGGGAACAGAACAAAGTGGAACATCGCAATTACCATATCCTACACATTTTCAAGGAATGCCTATACCTTATGGAGCTGGTCCTACTACACCATATCCTGCATATATTCCTCCTCCTATGCCTACAACATATAATCCATATGCAACAATGCCTTATCCCACACaag GAACTTATAATCCATATCAAGGTATGCCTTCAGCTCCTTATGGTGGATATGCAACTCTTCCCCGTTATGGTGGTAATCAACATTCTCATCAAGGACATCCATTttga